GCCCGACTTATTCATCACCCTCGAAGGCGAAGACAATGCGCACATAGAAGACATGAAGCTCACGGATCCTATTTGCGGAGTTACAAAAGTCAGCGAAACCACGGGAAGCAGCAATGGCAAACAAACGAAGCAGATCATCTATCGCTTAGATCTATTGAGCGTGAACAAAGATTTAACTTCAAGGGAATTACACGCGACCATTGAAGACGGGGTAACTGTCGTTCAAGGGCAATCGGGGACAGGGGACTTTAAACTTGATAGTCAGCAATCGCATCCAACCTTTGCCTTCAGTGATCCAGAAGAGGGGACCGAATTAGAAGGCACCCAGACTTTAAAGGGAATAGCCTGTGCAAGGCATGGGATAAACGGGCTAAGTTTGAAACATAATACTGCGGAGTTAAGTGATTACACGAAAAAGACGTTTGGAAATATATCAAAAGAAATCGAGGTGATTTTCGATGCTGTGAATACCACCCAATTACCCGATGGGTTGGTCGATCTTGAAGTGCAGGTGACTGATGAGCAAAAGAATATAGGGTCAGGGCAGGGGAAATACAAGGTAAGCAACAATAGCAATATCAAAGTGGATCTGCCAACCGGCAGAAGATGGGTATTTGGGAGGGAAGTGGTATCTTTTAGTGTGGTGAATCTGCCTAATACGACATCGGTACTAGCTACAGCACCAGCTGGGATTAATTTAGAACTTGGTCCCGGCAGTTCGACCAATGCCACCTATATTTTAGACGTGAGTGACATGCCAGAAGATACAATCATTCCCATTGAGGTAACGGTAAGTAGGCTCGATGGGGTACCTGTTCCCCCGCGAGTAGTTGAATTCAAAGTGCGCAATAAACCTAATATCAAGGTATTTAAATCAGGAGACTTATGGAAGGGGTGGAAGACCTTTCTCCAGTACGAAGTGGAGAACGTGGATCCGGATGATTTGAAGATCGACGGCACAAAATTGGGAGGGGCTAGTTGTAGTAAAGACCCTGCGATGAAATCTCAGATTACCACTTGCAAGGGTAGTTTTGCGATCACCCCTCAAGAGACGAAAACCTATACCCTTCAGGTAAAGCGCAAGGCGACAACTAAAGAAACCTGCAAGGAACAGGGGCCACCATTGCAATTGCAATGTGATAATGAGCAAGCGTTGCCTCTAGAGGTTACGACATTGAATAGTGATGTACCCAAATACGGAGCGATCAGTGACTTTAAGAATGAGACCCGACCAGCCAGCGCCTTAATCCTACCCGGAAGTGATTCAAAGAAATATCGAGCAAGTGCGATTCTACTTGATGCTCAAAATCAGCCAACCTCGACCACGGTTGATCTTGACACATGGGATGGAGGGGACACGATAGAGATGAATGGTCTGCAACCGAGAAAAGATTATTTATTACGAGTCGAAGAGCTAAGTGGCACCCAGGTTCTTAACACACTAGAAAAAAACGTAACCACCGGTGATACTGGCCTGGTGCTGTGGCTACGTCTCCATGAAAAAAATAATGGTTTATGTGGAGACATCGACCCCAACAAAACCATCTGCGACTACAGCGGATACAGCAACCACGGCATTCCCAAAGGGGGCCCAGCATGGGTAGACTCAGGGCTGCAATTTGATGGGGTGGATGATTGGATTGAAATAGCCGATGCTGATATATTAAAAAATCTCTCCGCGTTAACAATTGTAAGTTCATTTAACGCAAGCCCATCTGCAGGCCCATCCCCCTATATGGGGATTTTAATGAAACTGAATCCTTTTCAGCCCCATTATGGATACGAACTTAGTATTTATGAGGGCACACTCAGAATGGAAATTTGTTCCAGTTGGTGCGGGGGTGCTTTAAGTCAGCAGAATGTACCACTGGGTAGTACTCAAAAAGTTGTGGGTATTTTTGATGATGATGCAATAAATTTGTATTTTGATAACAACTTGGATTTAGGTAGCATGATCTTTCCTGGTCCCATCGTTCTTGGCCTCAATGATTCGTCCCTTCATATTGGCCATATTTTTTATGGATTTTTTCAGGGAACTATCGACGAAGTCTATCTATACAACCGCGCCCTAGCACAGGATGAAATTTCAAAATTTTAAATTATTACAGAAAGGTTCAACCCCATCATGGCTAAACAAAGTACTTTGAAATTACAAGCCCAGTCTCAATCCGGCAAATTGCGGATTGGCGATCATTGGAACGCGATCACAATCATTGCCCTCTCGCAGAGCAACCCCCTCAAGGCCATTGCAGAATTTGTTGAAAATAGCATCGATGCAAAGGCCAAAAACATCACCATCATTCGTGGCAAAGAAAGGGGTTTCTTTTATCTCAAGATCACCGATGATGGGGAGGGGATTCCTCGAGATGAAACGGGGTTGCCTAATTTTAAATATGTTGCCACCCATATTTGTGATTCTCTCAAACGCCAACTCAAGCATCATGGGGCAACAGGCATGCAGGGGGAATTTGGCATTGGGTTACTCAGCTTTTGGACCGTAGGGCAAGAAATGACCCTCACCTCTTCAGGTGCCGATGGTCGATGTTATCAAATGAGAATGTCGAAAGGGGACCCTAGTTACACCGTGCATCCGAAGAGGTTGCTTTTTGCTCAAGCAGGCACTGAACTCGTTGTCAGCGATCTCCTCCCGGGCGTCAAACAACTCAGTGGTGACAAACTTCAGTGGTACCTTGCCTCGGAGCTACGGGATCGCATCAAACACACAGGTGTGAAGATTAAAATTATTGACCGACTTTCTCATAAAGAACACCGTGTGGAGCCCCGAAAATTTGAGGGTCAACTCGTTCATGGTCTTCCTACGATCGATTGCCCTCTGGGGAATATTTATGTTGAAATTTATCTCTCAGAGCCCAATCCCAATCATCATATTGGCCTCTACCGTTCGGGCACTCGTGTGTTGGAGCAAATCAATGACCTGGAACCTTTTCAAAAAGAACCATGGACAGCGGGTTATTTTCAGGGCCTCATCGATGTTTCGTTTTTAAACCTTACGCCTGGCACTCGATTAGGGATTATCCAAGATGAGGTATATGCCTTGTTCTGCACAGTTTTAAAACCGGTAGAAGCGGCACTGGCTGAGCTTTTAGCCGAGCAACGAAAGGCCGAAGAAGAAAAGACCAGTCGGGATACTTTGCGGTCGATCCAAAAGGCCTTTCAAGAGGCCTTGATGGTTCTTCCCGAAGAGGAATATGATTGGTTTGAGCTTCGCAAAAAGAGCGGTTACAATAGTGATGGTGCTGTTACCGAAGGTTTGAGTATTTCCCCCAAAACTTTGGAAGAATCGGCGCCTTCCCAAAAACA
The sequence above is drawn from the Deltaproteobacteria bacterium genome and encodes:
- a CDS encoding LamG domain-containing protein → MSARSCITCHSELVPARGWSASGGKNLLFYFCFLLLFCSSCSIPSTPSTPPEGLSIPIPSRWSQDLNAQATPWLAAQLRVYELPAQTKVHDTTMQVDETTGTVKAKSFKLPGGKTYKFIIEFQYLTPGNAIAFAYAEVEKEIGDGNAETVSFTSSDIRYEVDKQDPNISASISQGILPDLDPDNDGWSSYQELKDKVSPTDPSSIPQPPTLTITTDQPKQGPDLFITLEGEDNAHIEDMKLTDPICGVTKVSETTGSSNGKQTKQIIYRLDLLSVNKDLTSRELHATIEDGVTVVQGQSGTGDFKLDSQQSHPTFAFSDPEEGTELEGTQTLKGIACARHGINGLSLKHNTAELSDYTKKTFGNISKEIEVIFDAVNTTQLPDGLVDLEVQVTDEQKNIGSGQGKYKVSNNSNIKVDLPTGRRWVFGREVVSFSVVNLPNTTSVLATAPAGINLELGPGSSTNATYILDVSDMPEDTIIPIEVTVSRLDGVPVPPRVVEFKVRNKPNIKVFKSGDLWKGWKTFLQYEVENVDPDDLKIDGTKLGGASCSKDPAMKSQITTCKGSFAITPQETKTYTLQVKRKATTKETCKEQGPPLQLQCDNEQALPLEVTTLNSDVPKYGAISDFKNETRPASALILPGSDSKKYRASAILLDAQNQPTSTTVDLDTWDGGDTIEMNGLQPRKDYLLRVEELSGTQVLNTLEKNVTTGDTGLVLWLRLHEKNNGLCGDIDPNKTICDYSGYSNHGIPKGGPAWVDSGLQFDGVDDWIEIADADILKNLSALTIVSSFNASPSAGPSPYMGILMKLNPFQPHYGYELSIYEGTLRMEICSSWCGGALSQQNVPLGSTQKVVGIFDDDAINLYFDNNLDLGSMIFPGPIVLGLNDSSLHIGHIFYGFFQGTIDEVYLYNRALAQDEISKF
- a CDS encoding ATP-binding protein, with translation MAKQSTLKLQAQSQSGKLRIGDHWNAITIIALSQSNPLKAIAEFVENSIDAKAKNITIIRGKERGFFYLKITDDGEGIPRDETGLPNFKYVATHICDSLKRQLKHHGATGMQGEFGIGLLSFWTVGQEMTLTSSGADGRCYQMRMSKGDPSYTVHPKRLLFAQAGTELVVSDLLPGVKQLSGDKLQWYLASELRDRIKHTGVKIKIIDRLSHKEHRVEPRKFEGQLVHGLPTIDCPLGNIYVEIYLSEPNPNHHIGLYRSGTRVLEQINDLEPFQKEPWTAGYFQGLIDVSFLNLTPGTRLGIIQDEVYALFCTVLKPVEAALAELLAEQRKAEEEKTSRDTLRSIQKAFQEALMVLPEEEYDWFELRKKSGYNSDGAVTEGLSISPKTLEESAPSQKQFFDFPGPLFSVRLSPASCVVAVKETRHLRAVPRDRHRRLVEDNLSFSWEILEGGGSLHTTNTEVCTFEASAEPALVRVQVTVTQGQVKCVGEALITVTDELIPPVKGPESTQQGLPGYTFQKEPGQNWRSRFLAEQNVIVINNAHRDFVYASRNKALKLKYICRLFSKELILKNFPGLPADQLLERMIELALHTEENLK